From a single Planctellipticum variicoloris genomic region:
- a CDS encoding ATP-dependent helicase codes for MSAADDLTPSQREAVEHFEGPLLVLAGPGSGKTRVITRRIARLIERGVDPRAILAITFTNKASREMAERVQKLLPGSRVWVSTFHRFCARMLREQGRAVGLEANFSIFDTSEQHQLLKQVLHDQDIDATHFPPAKVGQRISQAKNELITPERYREMYQERVGDHFQSVVSRVYPEYQKRLLAANAVDFDDLLVHMAILLQQHEELRRMWDRRFRFVLVDEYQDTNRAQYQIVAQLSQELPNLCATGDPDQSIYGWRGAQIENILRFERDFPQVRVVRLEDNFRSTPEILRAADTLIAHNRQRKHKTLKSNRPAGAPVEFRRYDDGRQEADSIAAEIHDLVKSGQRRWSDFAIFYRVNALSRSLETSLARRKIPFQLAGGVAFYERSEVKDLLAYLRLIENPQDRAAFQRVVNVPTRGIGKTSLDRMLRWSDEVQIPMLEVARSAGRIPKLPKRAAAALRQFADLIDELAHVARTGLVVDLLQAVLARTGYGHHWTVDASEEDMQRKSNVDELISAARQYDEQTTREPANDIPALTGFLESASLAQDLDSLDAESGAVTLMTLHAAKGLEFPCVYLVAVEQNLIPHERSLRNNDPSQLEEERRLLFVGITRAEESLVLTHTLRRELHGRSLSTIPSDFFNEVDAIHRDCGGTDFPLDDVEEEPARPLRAREKLPPATTVADKADRLSALRAAMGDGRPLLTTGAALQSGVLQAAELPQGFALGMQVRHPRYGLGTVVEVSGMSRHRTVTVEFAADERRESFIAAKCPLQPVGLR; via the coding sequence GTGTCCGCTGCGGATGATCTGACGCCGAGTCAGCGGGAAGCCGTCGAGCACTTCGAGGGACCGCTCCTGGTTCTGGCCGGCCCCGGATCGGGAAAGACTCGCGTCATCACCCGGCGGATCGCGCGGCTGATCGAGCGCGGCGTCGATCCGCGCGCCATCCTGGCCATCACGTTCACCAACAAAGCCTCCCGCGAGATGGCCGAACGGGTGCAGAAACTGCTCCCCGGTTCGCGCGTCTGGGTCAGCACCTTCCACAGGTTCTGCGCGCGGATGCTCCGCGAGCAGGGCCGGGCCGTCGGGCTGGAAGCCAATTTCTCGATCTTCGACACGTCCGAACAACACCAGCTCCTGAAGCAGGTGCTGCACGACCAGGACATCGACGCGACACACTTCCCGCCCGCCAAAGTGGGGCAGCGGATCAGTCAGGCCAAGAACGAACTGATCACTCCCGAACGCTATCGCGAGATGTATCAGGAACGGGTCGGCGACCACTTTCAATCGGTCGTCTCGCGCGTCTATCCCGAATATCAGAAGCGTTTGCTGGCCGCGAACGCCGTCGACTTCGACGACCTGCTGGTCCACATGGCGATTCTGCTGCAGCAGCACGAGGAACTGCGGCGGATGTGGGATCGGCGGTTCCGGTTCGTCCTCGTCGACGAGTACCAGGACACCAACCGGGCGCAGTATCAGATCGTCGCCCAGCTTTCGCAGGAGCTGCCGAATCTGTGCGCCACCGGCGATCCGGACCAGTCGATCTACGGCTGGCGCGGCGCCCAGATCGAAAACATCCTCCGCTTCGAACGGGACTTTCCGCAGGTCCGCGTCGTCCGACTGGAGGACAACTTCCGCAGTACGCCGGAGATCCTGCGGGCCGCCGACACGCTGATCGCCCACAACCGCCAGCGAAAGCACAAGACGCTGAAGTCGAACCGCCCGGCTGGCGCCCCGGTCGAGTTTCGCCGGTACGACGACGGCCGGCAGGAAGCGGATTCGATCGCCGCCGAGATCCACGACCTGGTCAAGTCCGGCCAGCGTCGCTGGTCGGACTTCGCAATCTTCTACCGGGTCAACGCGCTGTCCCGCTCGCTCGAAACGTCGCTGGCCCGGCGGAAGATTCCCTTCCAGCTCGCCGGCGGGGTGGCGTTCTACGAGCGTTCGGAAGTCAAGGACCTGCTGGCCTATCTGCGGCTGATCGAAAACCCGCAGGACCGGGCCGCGTTTCAGCGCGTGGTCAACGTCCCCACGCGTGGCATCGGCAAAACGTCGCTCGACCGGATGCTCCGCTGGTCCGATGAAGTGCAGATTCCCATGCTGGAAGTCGCCCGGAGCGCTGGCCGGATTCCCAAGCTCCCCAAGCGGGCCGCGGCAGCGCTGCGGCAGTTTGCCGACCTCATCGACGAACTGGCCCACGTCGCGCGAACGGGGCTGGTGGTCGATCTGCTGCAAGCCGTTCTGGCGCGGACCGGCTACGGGCATCACTGGACGGTGGATGCCTCCGAAGAGGACATGCAGCGGAAGTCGAACGTCGACGAACTGATCTCCGCCGCCCGGCAGTACGACGAACAGACCACCCGCGAGCCGGCGAATGACATTCCGGCGCTGACGGGTTTTCTCGAATCGGCGAGCCTGGCGCAGGATCTCGACAGCCTGGACGCGGAATCCGGAGCGGTGACCCTGATGACGCTGCACGCGGCGAAGGGACTGGAGTTTCCCTGCGTGTACCTCGTCGCCGTCGAGCAAAACCTCATCCCGCACGAGCGCTCGCTGCGGAATAACGATCCCTCGCAGCTCGAAGAAGAACGCCGGCTGCTGTTCGTCGGGATCACGCGGGCCGAGGAGAGTCTCGTCCTGACGCACACGCTCCGGCGGGAACTGCACGGCCGCAGCCTCAGCACGATTCCCAGCGACTTCTTCAACGAAGTCGATGCGATCCATCGCGACTGCGGCGGGACGGACTTTCCGCTGGACGACGTCGAAGAAGAACCGGCGCGGCCGCTGCGAGCCCGGGAGAAACTCCCGCCGGCGACAACCGTTGCTGACAAGGCCGACCGCCTCTCGGCCCTGCGGGCGGCGATGGGCGACGGCCGCCCTCTGTTGACCACGGGAGCAGCGCTGCAGAGCGGAGTGCTGCAGGCCGCGGAACTGCCGCAAGGCTTCGCTCTGGGGATGCAGGTCAGGCATCCGCGGTACGGCCTGGGAACGGTCGTCGAAGTCTCCGGGATGTCCCGGCACCGGACAGTAACGGTGGAGTTTGCCGCGGATGAGCGCCGGGAATCCTTCATCGCCGCCAAGTGCCCATTGCAGCCGGTGGGGCTGAGGTGA
- a CDS encoding leucine-rich repeat domain-containing protein, whose amino-acid sequence MFRRLLPVWALMLSCLVGCPSAPAPEKKVEGEVAPAVTATPDDAAVIQTLKDAGAQIQLNKDQQVVAVDLVDVSMEDAAKATELLTEIARLPEVEVLRISGPGVSNETFKLVAGLKKIRVLELRNTKVNDEGAAIVAGFSNLTNLLARRTDFTSAALDTLSALKNLRQLDLRFTNMSDAGMADLNKKFPNLTSLKLEGSKVTSKGVEPISQCTKLTELNLWGGSFDDASLAQLKTLTNLTALELDDTRLKDAGLEALAPLKKLKFLSLVRTQVGNKGIAIVKEMKDLNRLLLRDTLIRDDGLANIADLTGLKELDLSEGIFGDSGMKHLEKLTNLETLKLWSTGVSDEGLKSLVGLKKLRTLSLQNTQVTDEGLKGLSGLTELEDLNLADTQLTNEALKTVAGFKKLKKLNLSNSINFTSSGVEELKKALPELAVSGP is encoded by the coding sequence ATGTTTCGTCGGTTGCTGCCCGTCTGGGCGCTGATGCTGTCCTGTCTCGTTGGTTGCCCGTCCGCGCCGGCTCCGGAGAAGAAGGTGGAGGGCGAGGTCGCCCCCGCCGTGACGGCAACTCCGGATGATGCTGCCGTCATTCAGACGCTTAAGGATGCAGGGGCGCAAATCCAGCTCAACAAAGATCAGCAGGTTGTGGCCGTCGATCTGGTCGACGTTTCGATGGAAGACGCCGCCAAGGCCACGGAGCTGTTGACGGAGATTGCGCGTCTTCCTGAAGTGGAGGTGCTGCGGATCTCGGGTCCGGGGGTCAGCAACGAGACCTTCAAGCTGGTCGCGGGACTCAAGAAGATCCGCGTTCTCGAACTGCGCAACACGAAGGTCAACGACGAAGGGGCCGCCATCGTCGCCGGCTTCAGCAACTTGACGAACCTGCTGGCACGTCGGACGGACTTCACCAGCGCCGCGCTGGACACTCTCTCGGCCCTCAAGAACCTGCGACAGCTCGACCTGCGGTTCACGAACATGTCCGATGCAGGGATGGCGGACCTGAACAAGAAGTTTCCGAATCTGACGTCGCTCAAGCTGGAAGGAAGCAAGGTCACCAGCAAAGGGGTCGAGCCGATCAGCCAGTGCACGAAGCTGACCGAGCTGAATCTCTGGGGGGGCAGTTTCGACGACGCCAGTCTGGCACAACTCAAGACGCTGACGAACCTGACCGCGCTCGAACTCGACGACACTCGTCTGAAAGACGCCGGCCTGGAAGCCCTCGCCCCGCTCAAGAAGCTGAAGTTTCTCTCGCTCGTGCGAACTCAGGTCGGCAACAAGGGGATTGCGATCGTCAAGGAGATGAAAGACCTCAACCGGCTGCTGCTGCGGGATACGCTGATCCGCGACGACGGCCTGGCGAATATCGCCGACCTGACCGGTTTGAAGGAACTGGACCTCAGCGAAGGGATCTTCGGCGATTCCGGCATGAAGCACCTGGAGAAGCTGACCAACCTGGAGACTCTGAAGCTCTGGTCGACCGGCGTGTCGGACGAAGGGCTCAAGTCGCTCGTCGGGCTGAAGAAGCTGCGAACGCTCAGCCTGCAGAACACCCAGGTCACGGACGAGGGGCTGAAGGGGCTGTCCGGTCTGACGGAGCTGGAGGATCTCAACCTGGCCGATACGCAGCTCACGAACGAAGCTCTGAAGACGGTCGCCGGCTTCAAGAAACTGAAGAAGCTGAACCTGAGCAACAGCATCAACTTCACGAGCAGCGGGGTGGAAGAGCTGAAGAAGGCTCTGCCGGAATTGGCGGTTTCCGGGCCGTAG
- a CDS encoding prenyltransferase/squalene oxidase repeat-containing protein → MVDQPPPSPAEPERSSSGPRRSVRRRVKLLDIDPAYEKLKPRTLWQRAQDDFRSGGTALLISLVLHGIALVIMAIIVVQTHYPETLDPLVATWFTPPAAKPAEAAAPVVVRQPVRLPLNSTLTPTPSEKISPKPPANPSGGAQKLGLVPVLPVDIKRSLENRSLRTRQEELAKLGGSEDVERAIKAGLQWFVRQQRSDGRWELHQGYPDAAPSYVRTDTGATALALLPFLGAGQTHLEGDYQKVVASGLAWLTKNQDPETGDLHDQRQEEGRLPAFYAHSMATIALCEALALTDDESLREPAEKAVRYLLFAQHPQHGGWKYRPISKDMVGDLSVTSWALMALHSARMAGIEIDQEEYERASGFLDSVSEQGGSRYKYQPNSAAGAVTPALTAEGLLCRQWLGWPADDPRMKQGVHFLMLDRNRPEASTTGRVYSWYYTLQVLHNLGGDDWKTWNAAARQMVLKAQATSGSTKAGSDIRGSWKPEQPLSVGEEFGDKAGRLYLTSLCLLILETPFRHRPLYELAERESTKSETP, encoded by the coding sequence ATGGTCGATCAGCCGCCACCATCGCCCGCGGAACCGGAACGCTCGTCGAGCGGGCCGCGGCGGTCGGTGCGTCGGCGGGTCAAACTGCTGGACATTGACCCGGCTTACGAGAAGCTCAAGCCGCGGACGCTGTGGCAACGGGCTCAGGACGACTTCCGGAGTGGCGGAACGGCTCTGTTGATCAGCCTGGTGCTGCACGGCATCGCGCTGGTGATCATGGCGATCATCGTCGTGCAGACTCACTACCCCGAGACTCTGGATCCACTGGTGGCGACGTGGTTCACACCCCCTGCGGCCAAACCGGCTGAAGCCGCGGCGCCGGTCGTGGTCCGGCAGCCGGTCCGGTTGCCGTTGAACTCGACGCTGACGCCGACACCCTCGGAAAAGATCTCTCCAAAGCCGCCCGCGAACCCCTCCGGCGGCGCGCAAAAACTGGGTCTCGTGCCGGTGTTGCCAGTCGATATCAAGCGGTCGCTGGAAAACCGCAGCCTGCGGACGCGGCAGGAGGAGCTGGCAAAACTCGGCGGTTCGGAGGACGTCGAACGGGCAATCAAGGCGGGGCTGCAATGGTTCGTCCGACAACAGCGAAGCGACGGTCGGTGGGAGCTGCACCAGGGGTATCCGGACGCCGCTCCGTCGTACGTCCGGACCGATACTGGCGCCACGGCCCTGGCCCTGTTGCCGTTCCTCGGCGCGGGGCAGACGCACCTGGAAGGGGACTATCAGAAGGTGGTGGCGAGTGGCCTCGCATGGCTGACGAAGAATCAGGACCCGGAAACGGGGGACCTGCACGACCAGCGGCAGGAGGAAGGGCGGCTGCCGGCGTTCTACGCGCATTCGATGGCGACCATTGCCCTGTGCGAGGCGCTGGCGCTGACGGATGACGAGAGCCTGCGGGAGCCCGCGGAAAAGGCGGTGCGTTACCTGCTGTTCGCCCAGCACCCGCAGCATGGCGGCTGGAAGTATCGTCCGATCAGCAAAGACATGGTCGGGGACCTGTCGGTCACGAGCTGGGCGCTGATGGCGCTGCACTCGGCCCGGATGGCGGGCATTGAGATCGACCAGGAAGAGTACGAACGGGCGTCGGGGTTTCTGGATTCGGTCTCGGAGCAGGGGGGCAGTCGCTACAAGTATCAGCCGAACTCGGCGGCCGGGGCCGTAACTCCGGCGCTGACCGCGGAGGGGCTGCTCTGCCGGCAATGGCTGGGCTGGCCCGCGGATGACCCACGGATGAAGCAGGGCGTTCACTTCCTGATGCTGGATCGCAATCGGCCGGAGGCGTCGACCACCGGCCGGGTTTATTCGTGGTACTACACGCTGCAGGTGCTGCACAACCTGGGCGGGGATGACTGGAAGACGTGGAATGCAGCCGCCCGGCAGATGGTACTCAAGGCCCAGGCGACCTCGGGGAGTACCAAGGCGGGGAGCGACATTCGCGGGAGCTGGAAGCCGGAACAGCCGCTGAGCGTCGGCGAAGAGTTCGGGGACAAAGCGGGCCGGCTGTATCTGACGAGCCTGTGCCTGCTGATCCTGGAGACGCCGTTCCGGCATCGTCCGCTGTATGAGCTCGCCGAGCGAGAAAGCACGAAATCCGAAACTCCCTGA
- a CDS encoding carbon starvation protein A: MSMVVIILASAAILSVAYWTYGPLLVRLLRLDPQATTPAVELRDDVDYQPLEPNALLSQHFSAIAAAGPIVGPILAGVMFGWLPALIWILVGSILIGGVHDFTALVSSIRHKANSIADVVREHMSQRAFVLFLTFVWLALVYIIIAFTDITAAAFVGQQNLENGDSVTGAGIASSSLMYLALPIIMGLLLRYTKLSIGMATLIFLPLVGVSIWAGQHVPVDVAAALRSFMPALDVPASEKMAHKVWDVLLLAYCCVASVVPMWLLLQPRGHLGGYFLYVALLGGMLGLLFSNGSVQYPHFTAWETPKGETLFPFLFITIACGACSGFHSLIASGTTSKQLRVETDAKLIGYGAMLLEAMVAIVSLCCVMKLAVGDELLKNPAPNRIYAEGIGSFLATLGLDAKLGVSFALMAFTTFVYDTLDVCTRLGRYIIQELVGSRATWARWLGTLVTAGVPVFFVMTEMTDASGKAVPLWRVFWALFGASNQLLAALTLLGVTVWLWRTRRAWWVWPVVGVPTAFMYCMSTWALVKMTWGTLQQIQQNPSLPLATYMVLGISTLLIGLSLLMLVEAFLALTRSTRRPDEETLLVSPATA; the protein is encoded by the coding sequence ATGAGCATGGTGGTGATTATTCTGGCGTCGGCAGCCATCCTGTCGGTGGCGTACTGGACCTACGGGCCGTTGCTCGTCCGCCTGCTCCGACTTGACCCGCAGGCCACGACCCCCGCCGTGGAATTGCGGGACGACGTCGACTATCAGCCGCTGGAACCGAACGCGCTGCTCAGCCAGCACTTCTCGGCGATTGCCGCGGCGGGGCCGATCGTCGGGCCGATTCTGGCCGGTGTGATGTTCGGCTGGCTGCCGGCGCTGATCTGGATCCTGGTCGGGTCGATCCTGATCGGCGGCGTCCACGACTTTACGGCCCTGGTGTCGTCGATCCGGCACAAGGCGAACTCGATTGCCGATGTCGTGCGGGAGCACATGAGTCAGCGCGCCTTCGTGCTGTTTCTGACGTTCGTCTGGCTGGCGCTGGTCTATATCATCATCGCGTTCACGGACATCACCGCGGCGGCGTTCGTCGGGCAGCAGAACCTGGAAAATGGAGACTCGGTGACCGGGGCGGGGATTGCGTCGTCGTCGCTGATGTACCTCGCGCTGCCCATCATCATGGGCCTGCTGCTGCGGTATACGAAGCTGTCGATCGGCATGGCGACATTGATTTTTTTACCGCTGGTAGGGGTGTCGATCTGGGCTGGGCAGCATGTGCCGGTGGACGTCGCCGCGGCGTTGCGATCGTTCATGCCTGCGCTGGACGTTCCGGCCTCGGAGAAGATGGCCCACAAGGTGTGGGACGTGCTGCTGCTGGCGTACTGCTGCGTGGCGTCAGTCGTACCGATGTGGCTGCTGCTGCAACCCCGCGGGCACCTGGGCGGATACTTTCTGTACGTTGCGCTGCTGGGGGGAATGCTCGGATTGCTGTTCAGCAACGGATCGGTCCAGTATCCGCATTTCACGGCCTGGGAGACCCCGAAGGGCGAGACGCTGTTCCCGTTCCTGTTCATCACGATCGCCTGCGGCGCGTGCTCCGGGTTTCACTCGCTGATTGCCTCGGGGACGACGTCGAAGCAGCTCCGGGTAGAGACGGACGCGAAGCTCATCGGCTATGGCGCGATGCTGCTGGAAGCGATGGTGGCCATCGTTTCGCTGTGCTGCGTGATGAAGCTCGCGGTCGGCGATGAACTGCTGAAGAATCCCGCACCGAACCGGATCTATGCCGAGGGGATCGGCAGCTTCCTGGCGACGCTGGGACTCGACGCCAAGCTCGGGGTGTCGTTCGCGCTGATGGCGTTTACGACGTTTGTCTACGACACGCTCGATGTCTGCACGCGACTGGGGCGGTATATCATTCAGGAGCTGGTCGGTTCGCGGGCGACCTGGGCCCGCTGGCTGGGAACGCTCGTCACGGCCGGCGTGCCAGTCTTCTTCGTCATGACAGAGATGACCGACGCCAGCGGCAAAGCCGTCCCGCTGTGGCGCGTCTTCTGGGCGCTCTTCGGCGCCAGCAACCAGTTGCTCGCGGCTCTGACGCTGCTCGGCGTGACGGTCTGGCTGTGGCGGACCCGGCGGGCCTGGTGGGTGTGGCCGGTGGTGGGCGTGCCGACGGCGTTCATGTACTGCATGAGCACGTGGGCGCTGGTCAAAATGACGTGGGGCACTCTGCAGCAGATCCAGCAGAATCCGTCGCTGCCGCTCGCGACGTACATGGTGCTGGGAATTTCGACGCTGCTCATCGGGCTGTCGCTGCTGATGCTCGTCGAGGCGTTCCTCGCGCTGACGCGATCGACGCGTCGACCGGACGAAGAAACGCTGCTCGTCAGCCCGGCGACTGCGTAG
- a CDS encoding Dabb family protein: protein MQRWIWCTVLGVAALGAMRMADSTSTIAADAAGKQLRHMVLFKFKAEVTPAQVQEVVDAFAALPKKIDVITDFESGTDVSVENKADGFTHGFLVTFKDEKGREIYLPHPAHQEFVKLVGPRIDKVLVFDYWAKK, encoded by the coding sequence ATGCAGCGCTGGATCTGGTGCACGGTGCTCGGCGTGGCAGCCCTGGGAGCAATGCGAATGGCCGACTCGACTTCGACGATTGCAGCGGATGCCGCCGGCAAACAGCTCCGGCACATGGTGCTGTTCAAGTTCAAGGCGGAAGTCACCCCCGCTCAAGTGCAGGAAGTGGTCGACGCGTTCGCGGCACTGCCGAAGAAGATCGACGTGATTACCGACTTCGAATCCGGCACCGACGTAAGCGTCGAGAACAAGGCCGACGGCTTCACCCACGGGTTCCTGGTTACGTTCAAGGACGAGAAGGGCCGGGAGATTTACCTTCCGCATCCGGCGCATCAGGAATTCGTCAAGCTCGTAGGCCCCCGCATCGACAAGGTGCTGGTGTTTGACTACTGGGCAAAGAAATAA
- a CDS encoding glycerophosphodiester phosphodiesterase codes for MHRWTFLRAAFILLLIGPVAAAEPPHVVAHRGLRRHAPENTRAAFQSCLTLQFGFEFDVQRSKDGQLICLHDKTLDRTTNGRGPAAAQTLADLQQLDAGRWFDPSFAGEKIPTIAKVLDLVQASSSPTALMAVDLKDAAHEVGAEVVRMAAERKVLDRLLFIGATIQSRELRESLRAASRNTHTARLVEKIEDLPTDLDDATADWMYLRVIPSAADVEKIHARGKRVFVAGANYAGHEEAHWAAVTRAGVDAILTDYPLELRRMLRAK; via the coding sequence ATGCATCGATGGACTTTCCTCCGGGCCGCTTTCATCCTGTTGCTGATCGGCCCGGTTGCCGCCGCGGAGCCGCCGCATGTCGTCGCCCATCGCGGACTGCGGCGGCACGCCCCGGAGAACACCCGGGCCGCCTTCCAAAGTTGCCTGACGCTGCAGTTCGGCTTCGAGTTCGACGTCCAGCGTTCGAAGGACGGGCAACTGATCTGCCTGCACGACAAGACCCTCGACCGCACGACGAATGGCCGCGGACCGGCGGCGGCGCAGACGCTCGCCGACCTGCAGCAGCTCGACGCCGGCCGATGGTTTGACCCCTCTTTTGCCGGCGAGAAGATTCCGACAATTGCCAAAGTGCTCGATCTCGTCCAGGCGAGTTCCTCCCCCACGGCCCTGATGGCGGTCGATCTGAAGGACGCGGCCCACGAGGTCGGCGCGGAAGTCGTCCGCATGGCGGCGGAACGCAAGGTTCTCGACCGACTTCTGTTTATCGGCGCGACGATTCAGTCCCGCGAACTGCGGGAAAGTCTGCGAGCAGCTTCCCGAAACACTCACACGGCCCGCCTGGTGGAGAAGATCGAGGATCTGCCGACGGATCTCGACGACGCCACAGCCGACTGGATGTATTTGCGCGTGATCCCGTCGGCAGCCGATGTCGAGAAAATTCACGCCCGGGGCAAGCGAGTCTTCGTGGCGGGTGCGAACTATGCGGGGCACGAAGAGGCCCACTGGGCTGCGGTCACCCGCGCAGGCGTCGATGCGATCCTGACGGACTATCCGCTGGAGCTGCGGAGGATGCTGCGGGCGAAGTGA
- a CDS encoding tetratricopeptide repeat protein translates to MIEWHRIHGTLVQLMWRIIAPRHPRGWLDCHAVLNDTGDRLWVHCHGMERWNLPNIEFVDVPVDLGGPCHGLLMAITGYMKFEKSIRVDENVGGCMESADQIVLHLATLRRSPCTESGHDNLLRVVDLGEPVESGFPRRLLAAHLIAMADNTRSCPEQIRLLRRATEIFPGEPLSGPDSLSARGSNPGNYFAWDGLGTVYGTAGRTEEAVETLKTAVLRWPFGARHFAMNIQQDVATGKLSGSDPDPVLNFWRNVDVDELVDQYRESAKEPTE, encoded by the coding sequence ATGATCGAGTGGCATCGCATCCATGGGACACTGGTGCAGCTGATGTGGCGCATCATCGCGCCGCGGCATCCTCGTGGCTGGCTCGATTGCCATGCCGTTCTCAACGACACTGGAGACCGACTGTGGGTCCACTGTCACGGGATGGAACGCTGGAATCTTCCCAATATCGAATTCGTCGACGTTCCCGTCGATCTGGGAGGGCCATGCCATGGTCTGCTGATGGCAATCACCGGCTATATGAAGTTCGAGAAATCGATCCGGGTCGATGAAAACGTCGGTGGCTGCATGGAATCCGCGGACCAGATTGTTCTTCATCTGGCGACGCTCCGCCGTTCGCCATGTACCGAATCTGGACACGACAACCTGTTGCGGGTTGTCGATCTTGGCGAACCTGTCGAAAGTGGTTTTCCGCGTCGTCTGCTTGCCGCCCATCTGATCGCAATGGCAGATAATACGAGGTCGTGCCCGGAGCAGATTCGGCTTCTGCGACGAGCGACGGAGATATTTCCTGGAGAGCCTCTCAGCGGCCCGGACAGTCTGTCGGCGCGAGGTAGCAACCCTGGCAACTATTTCGCCTGGGACGGGCTTGGAACGGTATACGGCACTGCTGGTCGCACGGAGGAAGCCGTTGAGACACTCAAGACTGCCGTGCTGCGGTGGCCCTTTGGTGCTCGACATTTCGCGATGAACATTCAGCAAGACGTGGCGACGGGTAAGCTTTCGGGTAGCGATCCCGATCCTGTGCTGAACTTCTGGCGCAACGTCGATGTGGATGAACTGGTCGATCAATATCGCGAGTCCGCGAAGGAGCCGACCGAGTGA
- a CDS encoding macro domain-containing protein, protein MTQNVDAIVNAANSHLAVGGGVCGAIHRAAGPAVEEEIEQKYPDGCPTGNAVATGGGELAARWIFHAVGPVWQGGHAGEGTLLRSAHRRCLELAVEHQCQSIAFPAISTGIYGFPIDLAAEHSLDEVRKFLVETKAALRVRFVLFDAGSYAAFARVLESMVE, encoded by the coding sequence GTGACGCAGAATGTTGACGCCATCGTCAACGCGGCGAACTCCCATCTGGCGGTTGGAGGCGGCGTCTGCGGGGCCATTCATCGCGCCGCGGGTCCGGCGGTCGAGGAGGAGATTGAGCAGAAGTATCCCGACGGTTGTCCGACCGGGAACGCCGTGGCGACGGGAGGCGGCGAACTTGCGGCGCGCTGGATCTTTCACGCCGTCGGCCCCGTCTGGCAGGGGGGGCATGCCGGCGAGGGAACGCTGCTGCGGTCGGCGCATCGGCGGTGCCTGGAGCTGGCCGTCGAGCATCAGTGCCAGTCGATTGCATTTCCGGCCATTAGCACCGGGATCTACGGCTTCCCCATCGATCTGGCCGCGGAGCACTCGCTGGACGAAGTCAGGAAGTTCCTTGTCGAAACGAAGGCCGCGCTCCGAGTCCGGTTCGTGCTGTTCGATGCCGGCAGTTATGCGGCGTTTGCGCGGGTGCTGGAATCGATGGTGGAATAG
- a CDS encoding serine aminopeptidase domain-containing protein, whose product MSVTATQRASLLQRWWRGLTTCLTFLVAPLGRLLGGRWIRRVEPERLEHGLLLVLPGIESQSFLNISIFNGLLDSGIPHAIEIFDWTTGWNPLFLYHLRGWRRNRRMVEQLARRIQDYQRDYPGRPVWLIGHSGGGAISVLAAESLPEIAAISGLILLGPALSPSYPLNLALQRTQHGIWNFYSRGDWLFLGLGTLVCGTLDGRHTPAAGFVGFRSPPETPADHPSLVQIPYDLRMLLAFNAGGHFGCANRVFVAEHVAPILRRSHGVEKLFEGP is encoded by the coding sequence ATGTCCGTCACCGCGACTCAACGAGCTTCCCTTCTTCAGCGGTGGTGGCGCGGCCTCACCACCTGCCTGACATTCCTCGTCGCCCCGCTCGGTCGACTGCTCGGCGGACGCTGGATTCGCCGAGTCGAACCGGAGCGGCTGGAGCATGGGCTCCTCCTCGTCCTGCCCGGCATTGAGTCTCAAAGCTTTCTCAATATCTCGATCTTTAACGGCCTGCTTGATTCCGGAATCCCGCACGCCATCGAAATCTTCGACTGGACCACCGGCTGGAACCCGCTGTTCCTCTATCACCTGCGCGGCTGGCGGCGGAATCGCCGCATGGTGGAGCAACTCGCCCGTCGCATCCAGGACTACCAGCGCGATTACCCCGGCCGACCGGTCTGGCTCATCGGACACTCGGGGGGCGGGGCGATCAGCGTCCTGGCGGCAGAGTCGCTGCCGGAGATCGCGGCCATTTCCGGCTTGATTCTGCTCGGCCCCGCGCTGTCTCCAAGCTACCCATTGAACCTGGCCCTGCAGCGAACACAACACGGCATCTGGAACTTCTATTCACGCGGCGACTGGCTGTTCCTGGGGTTGGGCACGCTCGTCTGTGGAACGCTCGACGGACGCCACACGCCGGCTGCAGGATTCGTAGGGTTTCGATCGCCCCCTGAAACGCCGGCCGATCACCCCTCGCTCGTCCAGATTCCCTACGACCTAAGAATGCTCCTGGCGTTCAACGCCGGCGGCCACTTCGGCTGTGCAAACCGGGTCTTTGTCGCCGAGCATGTCGCTCCGATTCTTCGGCGGTCGCACGGCGTCGAAAAACTTTTCGAAGGTCCGTAA